The segment GGTCACCAGCGGGGAACAGGCCCTGCAAGTTGTCGAGGAAGACGAGCCCGAAGTGATCCTTCTGGATCTGAAAATGCCCGAAATCCACGGCATGGACGTCCTCCGTATGATTCGTCAAGGCCACCCCCATGTGCCGGTGATCATCCTTTCCGGGACGGGAAATGAGGAAGATTTTCAAACCTGCCTGAACCACGGGGCCTTCGCCTGCCTGCAAAAACCCGTGGATTTCAAGGAACTCACCGAAACCATCCGGCGGGCTTACGCCACTCTGGACTCCACCCGCGAGCCCCGGACTCCCGGCGCCTGCTGCCCCAAGGAAATGTGACGCGCCGCTATCGTCCCTCGGCCAACAACTTGTGAATATTCTGAATCAGAACCTCAATTTTCAACGGCTTGAGCAGATACAACGCCCCCGCACGGGTTCCGGCCTGAAAGTCCCGCTCAGAGGTGTGACCGGTCAGAAAGACGCAACGCATTCGCGGATGCAAAACGTGGAGTTGGTCCCACAGTTCCAGGCCGCTCACGTGGGGCATCTTCACGTCCAGCACGGCCAGGTCGTAGTCATTTTCCCCGGCCATGCGCAGGGCCTGCTCCCCGGTGGTGGCGTAGTCCGCGATGATGCCCCGGATCGCCAGCCGTTCAGCCAAGGCGGAAACAAGCTCCAATTCATCATCCACAAGCAGAATTCGCACCTTCTTTCTCCTTTTGAGCATGAGCCACCGGCAGGGTTATCGTAAACGTAGTCCCCCGCCCCACCTCGCTTTGAACCTCAATCGTCCCGCCCAGCTTCTTGACCAGTCCGTAAGTGATGGACAGCCCCAACCCCGTGCCGTGTTTCGGCTTGGTGGAAAAGAAGGGTTCGAAGATCCGCTTCATGTTTTCCGGGGAAATGCCGCACCCGTTATCCGTGATGGCGATCCGGACCTCCGAAGGCTCGGGAACGCTCAGGACAATGGCGATCCTTCCTCCGTCCCGGACCGCGGCGAAAGCGTTGTTCACGATGTTCAGCAGCACCTGCTGCAACTGCCCCTTGTCCGTGACGACCTCCGGAACAATTTCCGGAACGTCCAGGCTGACCTCGATGGCCCGGTACTGGGCCTCCTTGTCCAGAAAGCCCAGGACGTCCCGGACCGTTTGGACCACGTCCACCCGCTCCAACTGTACGTCCACATGCCGGGCAAAGCCCAGCAGCCGATGGGTAATGGCGCTGCAGCGCTCCACGGACCCGAGGATGGACTCCACCAGCGACAGCAGTTTCTTGTCCTGACCGTATTTATCGGAAAAGGAAAAGAGATCCTTGATCAGACCGGCCTTTTCATTGATCACGGCCAACGGATTGTTGATCTCATGGGCCACTCCGGCGGCCAAACGACCAATGGAGGCCATCTTGTTGGTGTGCTCCATGTTGTGCAGGGCGATGGAACGTTTCATGTCCGCATCGTGAATCCGCCGCACCAGCATAGTGGCCGATGTCAGGATGACCGCAACGATACAGGTCACGCTTATCAACAGAAAACCAAGCATTTCCAGTCTCAACAGCCACCAGTTGCGCATCATTTCCTGCTGTTGCTTGACCACCATGAAAATAAACGGGGATTTTTCCACATAAACGTATCCTAGATAGGCCGGATTATTTCGTGTATCCTCGATCTCAAGAATGACCGGAACCTCCGAGTACGGAGGAACAGGATATGGAATCTCGTTCAACACATCGCCATGAGAAAAGCTGAGGGTTTGCAGAACGCCTTGTCGATTGACCAGGAACGCGTCCGTCGTGGCTCTCAAATTCAAGGACTGCACCAGATTGAAGAACTGTTCCGTGTCGATGGTCGCTCGAAGAATCATGATCGTGCCGTCGTAACAAATCCGCTTCACGGCGATCACGAAATGCGGCACGTCCCGAAACCCGAGGAAAACGTCGCTGATGAACACTCGTCGATCCATGACTTCGGTGAACCAATCCTGCTCGGAATAGTCCTTGCCCTTCAGATCGAACGGCCCGACATAGGCCAACTGTTTCCCGTGTCCGTCAATCAAACCGACATCCACGAATCCACCAAAAGACGCCTTCATATTGTGGTAGAGTTCATGGAGAAAAAAATCGTCGGATAATTCTTCGAACGAATGATCAGCCACGATGAATTCGAGCACTGCCTGACGTTGTTGCAGAAAAGACGCCAGACTCAGCTTGGTATTGGAAAGCAGGCTGTTGATCGGATAGACGAAATCCGCACGCATAGCTCTGCGGTTCAGGTTGTAGTCCATGAACGTGATCACCAGCAACGGAACCACGGATACCGTGGTCACCAGAAGCACCACCAGTTTCCAGATCCGTCGATAGTTGAACTTTTCTCCTTCGGTCCCGGGCTCCGGAGGATCGGCGGCGTCCCAGAACGTCGGCTTGAAGCGCTCCCACAGCGCGACGAGGGCGTTACGCGCCATTTTCATGCTCGCCCGGATGTGTTGTCCGGGGCTGTTCCTCTTCCCGGACGCGGGCCTGCTCCAGGAGTCGAGTCAAAACGTCGATATCCACCGGCTTTTGCAGGTAGGCGAAGGCTCCGGCGTCCAAACAGTTACGTTCATCTTCCTTGGAGCCGTGGCCGGTAAGAATGATCACCTGGATCTGGGGATGCGCGGCCTTGACCCGGCGCAGAACCTCCAAACCGTCTATTCCGGGCATTTTCAGGTCGAGGACCATCACATCCGGCTCGTCCTCTTCCACGAAGGCCAAGGCCTGCTCCCCGTCATACACCACCGCGGAGCCGATTTCCCGCATCAAGAGCCGCTCGGACAAGGTATGTACGAACTCTCGTTCGTCATCCACCAGCAACAGTTTTTTTCGTTGTTCGGGCTGATGTTGTCGATACATGGTCTTCTGGTAGAATTCCGGGCTCAGGTTGACGATCACTTCCCCGACTCCAGCAACTCCGGCAACGATGTCCCGCAGTTCCTCTTCCAGCTTGGAGAGCATGATCACGTTCTGGGTTATGAGCAGTTCAATCCGGTCGCCGACCGCCTTGACCTGGGCCGTGTGCCCTTCTTCGGCCAGGGCCAGTTCCACCGCGGCCTGAAGCTGAAAATCCGTGAGCGCCTTGCGGGACAAATCGTCGGGTTGGAGCAGATCCTTGCGGGAGTGCTCCACAATGGCGGCCGCGGCCTCTTCCACGCTTTTACGATCCATGGGCAGGACCAGGTCGTACAGGGTATGGTCCCAGGGCTCCTTGCGGAGCAGTTCCCCGGTCCAGACCGCCCGAACACGGTCGTCCCCGGTCACCCGTTCCCGGGCCAGGTCCATGGAAAGCCCCAGGTCGGCCATGGCCCGCTCCACCCGAAATCCGAAATCCGCGATCAGGCAGACGTGAAAGACGTGGTTCACGGACCGGGGCACCAGGTGAGCCAGGAAACCCGAACAAAGAACCTTGTCCAGTGCCAGATCCACCAGCTTGTCGGCCAGCGTCCGGCGGACCATGGTCAGATGACGTCGCTTTTCAACGGCAAAAAAAGCCCCGCTGCGCTTCCCCTGGAACAAGGACCGCTCCAGGGCCAGGGCCTGCACCCCGAACCGGGCCTGGGTCAGTTCCAGCAGCTTCGGATCGTCCAGCACCACCGCGCCGACCCGCTGGGCGACCAGCTCGACAATTTCTTTTTCGTGACAGAAGCTTCCGTAAAAAATACTGATGATGCCCATGGCCTCGCCTTATTGAGATTGGAGATCCAATGTCCGATTCAGGACGCAACGTCCATCCTGGACCATGCCCCCGATGTCCGCGCACAGCATGCCCCGATAATAGGACACCTGATCCGGATTGAGCATGATCATGTCCAATTGCCGGGTATGGATGGTCAGATAACCGAGAATCCGTAAAGCCGCCAATGTTTCCTCCAGGGGACGACCGCTGATCCGGGCGATGAGCATGTCCTCATGGGACTCGATTTCAAAGCCTTGCTCCTCCAGCACGGACGCGATGAACCGGGTGCGCATGACCCGACGCCGCAAGTCCGCGGCTCCCCCCTTGAACGAAAACCGGGCGTAGTTCTCGTAGGCCGGATCCCCCACCAAGGTCTCCACCGTGGAGAAATGAAAGCCCATCCTGGAGGTAAGGTTACAGAAATATTTGGAAATCATGAAGTAATTACGCTGGGAGTACTCCGAGGCCCCGTCCGAGTTGAGGTTCGGGTTGGAAGCGGCCTGCAGCATCACGGACATGAACCCCCTGCCGTCCACGGCCGGAGGCCCGGCCCAGGGCTTGGCCGTGATCCCTGTCCACAGCGCCAGCATGGGCAGGGACACGATATTGGAGATGTGCACATGCGGACCGGTCACCGGCTCCCGGAACCCGTCCTCCAGGTCCAACACCCACCACTGCATGGGCACGTCCACCACCAGTCGCTTGCCGGCCCGCCGGACCAGGGCCGTCTCCTGCCCAAAGGAGAACATCTCCCGGACGCTCATTTCATGGCAAAAGCGGGTGATGTCGTGCAGGGTGCGGCAATTCCCGGCCTTGAAATCCGGACCGTCCGGGTCGGTCAGGTTCAGCGGCGTGATCAGCCGGGCCACCTCCTTCAGGGTTTCATGGACCGGCGTCCCCTCCATCAGTCCCTTGCGAGGCCGCTGCTGGGCCAATAGCCGCTCCACCCGGCCTGAATGCACCCGGTGCATTTCGGCGTCCAGGGTGACCTCGTCTCCGGCCTTGAGTTTTTGCGTTGCCTCGGGAACGTTGAACAACGCCGGAACCCCGAACTCCCGGGCCACGTTGGCCAGATGCCCGGTGATCCCTCCGGTTTCGGTGATCACGGCCGCGGCCCGGGGCAGCAGCGTGGCCCAGCGAGGATGGGCCCGCACGGCAACCAGGACCGCGCCCGTTGGAAACCGCAGTATATCGTCATTGGCCCGGACCACGAAGACCGGCCCCGCGGCAATGCCGGGACTGGCCATATCTCCGCCTTGAAGCACCACGTCATCCGGCGCCGTTTCGCCGGTCGCATCTCCATTCGAGGCAACGACTTCCGCGCCCCCCTCTTGCGGCAGTTGCATCAACGGGCGGCACTGCACGATCACCAGACGGCCTTCTTCGTCCAGCACCCATTCCACGTCCACCGGCGTTTGAAACCCCTCTTCCAGTCGCCTGGTCGCCCGGGCCACCTGGGTGACCATGGCCCGATCCAGGGAAGGAAGGCGTCCCTCGTCCGGATCGAGGTCAACGCGGGTCACGCCTTCCTCGGGCAGACATTGAAATTTCTCCGTCTTCTCCGCCACCACTTCCTTCAATATCCGCTCCGGATCGGTCCGGGAGACGACCCACAGATCCGGAGTCACGCTGCCGTCCACCACGGCCTTGGGTAGGCCGGGCACGGCGTTAACCAACAGCGCGTCCGCACGAATGTCCGTCGGACTCCGGGAGTAGGCCACCCCACCGGCCCGGGCGTCCACCATGGCCATGCACCCCACGCACATGGGCACGTCCTCGTCCTTGATGCCCCGGTTCAAACGGTAGGAAATGGCGGTCACGGAATACTTTCCGGCCAAAATTTCCTTGAATGAAGCCAGCAGGTTGTTTGGATTGACGTTCAGCTCCGACCGATACTGGCCGGCGAAGGACGCTCCGGAAGCGTCCTCTCCAACGGCGCTGGAACGCAGGGAAACCTTGACTCCGGCGCGGGTTCGCGCCTCCAGCCGACCGTACGCCGCCTCGATGGTTCGCCGCAAATCCGCGGGAATCTCGGCGTTGATGATCGCCAACTGAATCTCCGAACTGACCCGGTACAAGGCTGAAGGGTCTTCCATTTCCGTGGACTGGAGGCGACGGTCGATCTCCTTTTGCAGCGTGGTGTGGACCATGAACCGCTCGTATCCGGTGGCGGTGACGACAAACCCGTGGGGAATGCGCAGGTCCGGGAAGCGCTTCAGAATTTCACCGAGATTGGCCATCTTGCCGCCCACGGCGTCGGCCATTTCCTTGTCCACCGCCTCCAGATCCAGGACGAAGTCCGTGACCGGACTGACACGGCGTCGCTCCAGAATCTCACGGATATCGGCGCGGATCTTCCGGAAGGCCGGCTCCAGATCCGCGTATCCGCCACCCGCCAGTTCCCGGAGGTTCTTGACGATGGAATAAACGTCCACGGTGACCGCGGTGCTCCGGGACCGGACAAAGACCATGCCGAAGCTGTGCATGCCATTCAGAGCCTGGTCCAACTCGGTCATCACCCGCAAGGCTTGGTTGTTGGCTTCCAAAAGCCGCTTGAAGGAATTGTACTTGCCCTTGAAAAGAGCGATCACCGCCGCGGCCTCGGCCTCGTCGATCGCCGGAGTCCGGCTGAACAGGCGTTTGATGCGGGTGAGCAGTGAGGGCATGGGGGGTGTTAGGATTCAACGGTTCACGGTTCTGGGGTTCAGCGGTTGCATGATGCAAAAACAAAACTCGTTGTTCAGGATTTAAAAAAAGGGAGTACTTGCCATCCAGAGAGATGAACGGCCAGGGGCCCACGGCAACCGTTGAACCGTGAACCCCTGAACCGTGAACCCGTCCCTTACACTTCCTTCTTCTTCCCGGCCTTCATCTTCATGCCGATCCCTTCGAACAAATACAGGATGGCCATGCCCCACCACAGGGTGTAGATGACGTAAAAGACCAGGCTGAAGGTCAGGATGCCCGCCTTGGAGCGGGCGCTTTCGGGAACAATGCCGTAAAAATTGTAGCCCACTTCCACGGACTTGGAAACCACCTCGGCCACGTGCTTGGCGTCCGCGAAGCGCTCCTGATGGTTCATCTCGTTTTCCAACCCCTTAAACAGCCGATACCAGACATACATCAGTTCCCGGGCTTCGTCCTCGCCGTAGCCGTACCGAGCCCCCACGTTCCGGCCGTCGTTGTGGAACATGTCCCGTGAATCCGTGATAGCGGCCTGGATCATCCGACCCAGGTCTCCTTCGACGTGTGCGGTGGCCCCATCCAGGGAGACTCCAACCCGCGCGGACTGAAGCATGGCCTGGGCCATCACGGCCCGACGTTCGTTGCCCGCATCCAGGCTGGCCTTGAAGGTTTTGCCCAGGAACGCTTCATTTTTCTCTTCCATCTGCTCCATGAAGTAAGCCGAGCCCTTGGAAATGGAGTTGAACAGGTTGTCCGCGGCGTGGAAGGCGTTGGTCTTGTCGTCCTCCAGGCCGGGAAACAACGGCGACCACATCAATCCGAAGATGAGGAAAAAACTGGCGGCCAAAAACAGCCCGGTGCTCAGTTCCTTTTTGTTGATCATGACTATTCCTCCCCTTTCAGGGTCTTCATGTTCGTGAAGAACATGTAGAAGACCCACGCGGCGAAGATGCCGATAATGATGAAGAACAAGACGTTGCCCGTGGCGCTGAGCGCCTTGCCCATGCCCTTGGAGATGTTCAGATAGCCCATGTCGCCCATCTTCTCCGGCAACACGAAGAGCCGGTTGATGAACCCGCCCAGGATGGTCGTGGCGTAAAAGCCGCGGATGTAGATGCCCTTGACCACCTTGGTGGTCATGGCCCCGATCTGGATGCCGATCAGGGAGCCCAGCAGCATGCCCATGGCCAGGGTGTAGAAAATGAACCCGTAGATGGCGTACTGGGCGATGGAGGCGTAGCCCGCCGTGAAGATGATCTGCAAAATGTCCGTGCCGATGGTGGTGAAGGAGGACACGCCCATCAGGTAGACGAAGATGGGGAAGGTCAGGAAGCCGCCGCCCACGCCCATGATCGCCGAGACGAAGCCGACCACCGCGCCGCAGATGGCCACGAACCAGGCTGAAAGCTGCTTGCCGCCGGGGACCAGATCCTGGTCAAAGGAGATCATCGGCGGGATCTTCATGGCCTGAATCTTCGCGGCCACCCCCGGCCCGCTGGGCGCTGAGCCGTGCGCCTCATGGCCGCCGCTACCGCCGTGGACGTCCACGATGTCCACCTTGCGCGCCCGCAGGAAGTCCAGCATGGCGTAGGAGCCCAGAAAGCCCAGCAGCACCACGAACATTACGCTGATGAACGTGTCGCTGAGGATCGGGTTGATTTCATACAACGTTCTGTTGACCACGCCGCCGCCGGTCACGCCAAAGCCCGCGCCCACCAGAAAGGCCACGGCCAGGGCCACGGAGACGTTGCCCAGCTTCCTGTGGATCACGGTGCCCATGATCGCCTTGGCGAAGATGTGGAACAGGTCCGTGCCGACTGCAAGGATGCCCTTGATCCCGGCGCTCATCAGGGCCGGGGTGATAATAAAGCCGCCGCCGGCCCCGATGCATCCGGTGATCAGTCCGGCGAACATGCCGATCAAGATCGAAATGTAAAAAATAAAGGGGGAATAGAAGCTGGGCATGTAGGAATACTTCCCGCCCAGCATTTCCGGCAGGTCCGCATGGGAAAGGCCCATGCCGACGGCACAGGGAATAAGCAGGAGCATCAGAATGAACATCCGCTTCCTGCTCCTGAGAATGTTCATGGACGTATCATAGTCCCACTTGGCGTATTGGACCGCCCCGAGGTGCATCATGGCGGCCAGATTTCTGAAAAATCGCATTTTTGGATTCCTCCAGGGAAGAAGTTCTTATGAGGTGGACGATCCCCGAACAGAGCGAGCGTGTTGGCTATCCTTGTCTTGCCTCACCCCCTTTGTCTCGGCTCCGGATCGCTTCGGAGACCTTGTCCAGCAGTTCATCGATGGGACAGGGCTTCATCATGTAGTCGAACGCCCCGAGTTTCATGCCCTCATCCGCGGTTTCCAGCGTGGCGTGCCCGGTGAGCATGATCACGGGAACCTCGGAATTGATGCGCTTCAACTCCCGCAACGTGGACACTCCGTCCATGCCCGGCATGCTCACGTCCAATACCACGGCGTCAAAATGCCCGGCCCGCATGGCTTCCAACGCCTTCTCCCCGGATTCCACGCCTTCGGCCGCGATGCCGCGCAGCCGCAGCCGCGTGATGACGGTCTCCAGGAAGGACAGTTCGTCGTCGATCAAGAGAATGTGCATGACGCCTCCTCGGGTTTGCTCAGCGCGGTTCCAACATCTTGCGGCAGGAGTCCATGATCTCGACGTAAAAGGACTCCACGGGATAAAGGTTGAACAGCTTGAACCGAATAATGCCCACCACCATGGCGAAAAGAATGACCGCGGTGCGAAACGGCTTGCATTCCCGGATGGTGCCGTCCCCCTGACCCTTTTCAATGCCTTCGATGAACAATTCCAGGAAGCTGTTGTAGATTTCCTCGATGCACTTGCGGCAGTCCGGATTCACGGAGGCGAGTTGGTAGGGGTAGTTGCGAAAAAGAAGCAGAAATTCAAACTCCATGGTTTCCGAGAGCGTAAAAAACAGGTGCACCGCGTGCTCCACCAGTTCCATGCCGGTCCCCTGCTTTTCGATGTTCTCCGAAACTTCCCGAAGAATATCCTTCTTCACCTTGATCAGCAGTTCGATCAGGATGCCTTCCTTGTTCTTGAAGTGGTGAAAAATTGTTCCCTCGGCGGCCCCGCTGAGCTTGGAGAGATCGGCGATGGAGGTATCCTTGAATCCGCGCTCGGCGAACAGCTTTGACGCCGCGTTCAGGATTTCGATGCGATAGGACACGGTGAACTCCTTGATTTGATAAATTTAGAACAAGCTCCCGAGTGAGTACTCGGTCAGTTCGATTCGGCCTTATCGATTTCAAAAAAATATGTCAAGCATCAATACCCACCGAGCGGATGCCCTAAGAAAACTTCTCTCGAGCGGCCGACATCAGCGGCGTTCCGTCGGCTTGTCGAAACCATCGCCCAAAGGTAAAGGACTGGCTGGCTCAGCCGAGCAATCAACCTTTCCCCCAATCTCCCCAGGCCCTTCGGGCCATTGGAAACCGCCCATGAAACGCAAGAGTTCCAACCCAAGCAGCATTGCCAAGCCCCAAAAAATCATGGTCGTCCTGCATGAGGACGACGTGGCTCCCCGGTTCGACCTGGCCCTGGGATTGTTCATCGCCGAGTTCGCTCCCGACGGAAGTAAAATCATGGAAAAAACCCTTGTCCTACCGCATCCGTCGGCAGAGGACCTTTGCCGCCTGATTCTCACCGAAAAGATCACCGTGCTCATCTGTGGCGGAATCGAACAGGAATACTTCGACTACCTGACCTGGAAAGAAGTCCGGGTCATCGATTCCGTCATCGGCGACTACCAATGGGCCGTGCGCCGTTGGCTGGAGAACCACCTCCAGCCCGGCGACATTCAGCGTCCAGCCTGACACCAGTCCCCTCATCACCATCCCATCCGATTCAAAATGATTCAACCAGAAACACTCTGGCTGATTCATCTTGCTCCAAAATGAAACTACCCGACCAGCTTTCTTTCTCATCTTGTTGATATCATTGATTGTTAATTCTGGCACATGATTTGCTCAACTCCTCGTATTCCGGGTCACGGCCAAGCACTTCCGGGGACGTCCATCCAGGAGATCCACACTCGCGAGGCCGTTGTTCGGCCTCGATTCAGGAGTCGTCGGTCAAAGGAGAATCAATGTGCCTACTTGTCATCGAGACCGATCATCTCGTTCGCGACAATCTGACCCACCACCTGCGCCAGCGGGGTTTCACGGTGCGTACGGGGCAAAACAGAGCGAGCGTTGCGCGCATTCTGGAAGAGTGCGTCGTCGAGGTGGCCCTGCTCGGCCTGGAGGGAGTCGGACGCGAGGGACTAGAGTTCCTGCGGGATATCCGCGCGGCAAGTCCCATGACCAGGGTCATCCTGATGACGCCCCCGGACTGTCTGCACTACGCCATCGAGGGCATGAAAATGGGCGCTTTTGACGATGTCCCGGTACCGTACGACATCGACCTGCTCTGCGCGAAGATCCGGCGGGCCGCTTCGCAAGGAGCCAGACGCACAAAACCTCCCTGATTTCGGAAAAGCGGCTAAGTAATGCGATCAATTCCGCGTTCATCGCGGGCGACCGAGATGCAAAACCACGCAACCCGCCGTAACGCCGAGGCGTGAACGACGATGTAACCAAGGAGGAAAACCGAGTGAACACCACATTTACCATTCGCGAACTGATGCGTCCGGTGGAGCAATTTCCACGCATTTCCGACCGGTCTTTTTTTCATGAAGCCATGCTGGCCCTGCAAAAAGCCGACGAGGCGTTTCAATCCGGAAATGCCAGGCAGCGCATCCTGCTGGTGGAAGACGAAGCGGGAAGGATCATCGGCAAGGTCACCCCCATGGACGTGGTCCGGGGACTGGAGCCCAAGTACGACAGGGTCGACAGTTTCAGCGACGACATCCGCTACGGCGTGCCCCAGGTCGTTCAGTCCATGAAGGAGGAACTGCGCCACTGGCAGGAACCGCTTGACGATCTGTGCCGCAAGGCCGCGGAAGTCCGGGTGGCAGCCTTCATGAACAAACCGGAGCCGAACCAGATTGTGAACATCGACGAGAAGATGGACAACATCCTGCACACCTTCGTCACCTCTCGCCGCAATTCCTTGTTCGTCGCGGAAAACAACGCCATCATCGGCCTGTTGCGCTTTTCCGACCTCTATGCGGCCATCCGCGAGGTCGTCCAGGCCTGTGGACTCAAGGCGTCCGCGGCATAACCACTCGTGCCGCGACGATGTCACCGGCGGAAGTTCAAAACACAACCAATCCCTCATTTCTTAAGGAGCAAGAGCCGTGAGCACCATACAGGCAACACCATCCAAGATCGATTTCAAACGGCTGTTTTTTCTCTTTCTCGGCCTGTTTCTGTTTACCGTGGTCTACTACGCCCCGCCCTGGCCCGACGCCATGGACCCCATGGGCAAATCCTTTGTTCTGTCCAAGGAAGGCAAAGCTGCTATAGCCCTGTTCCTTCTGGCCGGAACCTGGTGGGTGTTCGAGGTTCTGCCCATCGGCGTAACCGGGCTGACCATCGGCGTGGTCCAGGCCCTGTTCTTCATCCGCCCGGCCAGCGCGGCGTTCAAGGATTTCATGGACCCCGCGGTGCTGTTCATTTTCGGCTCCCTGGTCATCGGGATGGTCTTCACCAAGGTGGGCATCACCAAGCGCATGGCCTATAAAATGCTTTCCATCGTGGGCGAGCGGACCTCCATGATCTACCTGGGCTGTTTCGTGGTCACGGCCCTGCTGACCCATGTCATGGCCCACACAGCGGTGGCCGCCACCATGTATCCACTGCTGCTGTCCATCTACGCCCTGTACGGCGAAGGGGACAAACCCACCAAGTTCGGCAAGGGCCTGTTCATCGGCATGGCCTTCATCGCCGGCGCGGGCAGCATCATCACTCTGCTCGGCGCGGCCCGGGGCATCGTGGCTCTGGGGTTTTACAACGAGATCACCGGAAACGAGATCACCTTCTTTGAGCTGACCTACTACATGGCCCCGGTGGGCTGGCTGATGGTCTTCACGCTCTGGGGCCTGATCATGGTCCTCTTCAAGCCGGAAAAATCCAGCATTGTCGGCCTGCGGGAAAAGGCCAGGCAGCTCAGCCGAGAAATGGGACCAATCACGCGCAATGAAATCATCTCCGGGTCCATCATTCTCTCAGTCATCGTCTTTCTGTCCCTGCAGTCCTTCATCCCGGTCCTGGGCCAGTTCAACAAGGCCGCGGTGCTGCTGGTCTCCACGGTCCTGTTCTTCATCCTGAAGATTCTGGACATCAAGGATCTGGAAGACATCCCCTGGAACATCGTCCTGCTCTTCTCGGGGGCCATGAGCATGGGTTTCTGCCTGTGGCAAACCGGGGCCGCCGAATGGCTGGCCATCAACTGGCTGGGCTTCTTCCAGAACGCCCACTGGTTCATCTTTATCCTGGCCATGGCCTTCTTCGTGATGGTCATGACCAACTTCATCATGAACGTGGCCGCCATCGCCATTTCCATGCCCGTGGCCCTGGTGGTCGCGCCATATCTGGGTATGGCCCCGGAGGTCGTCGTCTTCGCGTGCCTGATCACAGCGGGCATGCCTTTCCTGCTCCTGGTGGGCGCGGCGCCCAATGCCATTGCCTACAACTCCAAGCAGTTCACCAGCGGCGAGTTCTTCGCCGCCGGAATCCCGGCCTCCATCCTGCTCATGGCCCTGGTGGCCCTGGCCGTACTGCTGATCTGGCCGTTGCTGGGCATGCCGGTACTGCTCGCCCAATAGTCGTCCAATAGTCCCTCAATCCGCGTCCCCCGGTCCGAAAAACGGACCGGGGGACCACCTATTTCTCCCTATTCCCGCCCCTCGCGCCGACTTTCAACCGAGCGCTCCCCTTCAGATTTGACTCTCTCAAGCCACCTTGATTTACGTGAAAAAAGAAACTATCGGAGAATGTCTCGAAATGAGACTAGCCTTGGGTTGACAATTCGGCACGGCTTTTCGAGGCGAAACAAAATGAAACATCGCAAGTCGAGCCGAATGCGACGGACGCTCATAGCAAGTTGAAGCAGCCATATGAGCGAT is part of the Desulfonatronum sp. SC1 genome and harbors:
- a CDS encoding response regulator, translated to MHILLIDDELSFLETVITRLRLRGIAAEGVESGEKALEAMRAGHFDAVVLDVSMPGMDGVSTLRELKRINSEVPVIMLTGHATLETADEGMKLGAFDYMMKPCPIDELLDKVSEAIRSRDKGGEARQG
- a CDS encoding TetR/AcrR family transcriptional regulator; amino-acid sequence: MSYRIEILNAASKLFAERGFKDTSIADLSKLSGAAEGTIFHHFKNKEGILIELLIKVKKDILREVSENIEKQGTGMELVEHAVHLFFTLSETMEFEFLLLFRNYPYQLASVNPDCRKCIEEIYNSFLELFIEGIEKGQGDGTIRECKPFRTAVILFAMVVGIIRFKLFNLYPVESFYVEIMDSCRKMLEPR
- a CDS encoding dinitrogenase iron-molybdenum cofactor biosynthesis protein, yielding MKRKSSNPSSIAKPQKIMVVLHEDDVAPRFDLALGLFIAEFAPDGSKIMEKTLVLPHPSAEDLCRLILTEKITVLICGGIEQEYFDYLTWKEVRVIDSVIGDYQWAVRRWLENHLQPGDIQRPA
- a CDS encoding response regulator is translated as MCLLVIETDHLVRDNLTHHLRQRGFTVRTGQNRASVARILEECVVEVALLGLEGVGREGLEFLRDIRAASPMTRVILMTPPDCLHYAIEGMKMGAFDDVPVPYDIDLLCAKIRRAASQGARRTKPP
- a CDS encoding SLC13 family permease; the protein is MSTIQATPSKIDFKRLFFLFLGLFLFTVVYYAPPWPDAMDPMGKSFVLSKEGKAAIALFLLAGTWWVFEVLPIGVTGLTIGVVQALFFIRPASAAFKDFMDPAVLFIFGSLVIGMVFTKVGITKRMAYKMLSIVGERTSMIYLGCFVVTALLTHVMAHTAVAATMYPLLLSIYALYGEGDKPTKFGKGLFIGMAFIAGAGSIITLLGAARGIVALGFYNEITGNEITFFELTYYMAPVGWLMVFTLWGLIMVLFKPEKSSIVGLREKARQLSREMGPITRNEIISGSIILSVIVFLSLQSFIPVLGQFNKAAVLLVSTVLFFILKILDIKDLEDIPWNIVLLFSGAMSMGFCLWQTGAAEWLAINWLGFFQNAHWFIFILAMAFFVMVMTNFIMNVAAIAISMPVALVVAPYLGMAPEVVVFACLITAGMPFLLLVGAAPNAIAYNSKQFTSGEFFAAGIPASILLMALVALAVLLIWPLLGMPVLLAQ